TCCTCGCCGTCGCCGTCGAACTCGCCGAAACCGGCCAGCTGATCGGCGACCTCAACCTGCAGTGGCTCAGCCGCGCCCACCGGCAGGGCGAGTTCGGCTTCGTGTTCCACCCCGACCACCAGGGCAAGGGATACGCCAGTGAGTCGGCCACCGAACTGCTCCGGCTCGGCTTCGAGGAACTCGGCCTGCACCGCATCTGCGGCCGGTGTGACGCGCGCAACACCGCCTCCTGGCGCCTGATGGAGCGCCTCGGCCTGCGCCGCGAAGCCCACCTGCGCGAAGCCGAGGTGTTCAAGGGCGAATGGGGCGACGAGTTCGTCTACGCCATGCTCGAGGACGAGTGGAAGAGCCGGTGCGGCACCATGTAGCCGTGCTCTTCGACAACCTGGTCCGCCCCGCGCTCTACCGGCTGAGCAAGAACGACGCCGAGCTGGTGCACGAACGCACCGTCACCGCGCTCGGCAGGCTGTCCGCCGCCGATCCCGTTCTCCGCGCGCTGCACCGCGTCTACCACGCGGAACGGCCGGTGAAGGTGTTCGGCGTGCAGTTCCCGAACCCGGTCGGCCTGGCCG
The genomic region above belongs to Amycolatopsis sp. YIM 10 and contains:
- a CDS encoding GNAT family N-acetyltransferase, encoding MLRPAYPIRTARLLLRAFTPADLDELNDFQSRPEVARFLYWEPRSREESALALEARIRNSTLETEGEFLAVAVELAETGQLIGDLNLQWLSRAHRQGEFGFVFHPDHQGKGYASESATELLRLGFEELGLHRICGRCDARNTASWRLMERLGLRREAHLREAEVFKGEWGDEFVYAMLEDEWKSRCGTM